A genomic window from Serratia liquefaciens includes:
- a CDS encoding pirin family protein yields the protein MKKILGIYNSPEAHWVGNGFLVNSLFSYNDLGAEMSPFLLLDHAAPTKFRSASGTRGVGQHPHRGFETVTIVYQGEVEHRDSTGSGGVIGPGDVQWMTAASGILHEEFHSRDFSRNGGTMEMVQLWVNLPAKDKMAEPGYQTLLNADIPVVPLADGAGQVRVIAGNFDGHAGPARTFSPLNVWDMKLNAGHTTTLTVEEGHTLALVMLHGAIHVNGEEVVRETQMVRFDRAGDSITLEANNDVSLLVLSGEPIDEPIVGYGPFVMNSDAEIQQAFRDFNGGKFGSMAAEHDAV from the coding sequence ATGAAAAAGATCCTCGGTATTTACAACAGCCCTGAAGCCCACTGGGTCGGCAACGGTTTCCTGGTGAATTCGCTGTTCTCCTATAACGATTTGGGGGCGGAAATGAGCCCGTTCCTGCTGTTGGATCATGCTGCGCCAACCAAGTTCCGCTCTGCCTCTGGCACCCGTGGCGTGGGTCAGCACCCGCATCGCGGATTTGAAACGGTGACCATCGTCTACCAGGGCGAAGTGGAGCACCGCGATTCTACCGGCAGCGGTGGGGTGATTGGTCCCGGTGACGTGCAGTGGATGACCGCCGCCTCGGGTATTTTGCACGAAGAGTTCCACTCACGGGATTTCTCGCGCAACGGCGGCACCATGGAAATGGTCCAACTGTGGGTGAATCTGCCGGCCAAGGACAAAATGGCTGAGCCGGGTTACCAGACGCTGCTGAATGCGGATATTCCAGTCGTTCCACTGGCGGATGGCGCAGGTCAGGTTCGGGTGATTGCCGGTAACTTCGACGGCCACGCTGGGCCGGCACGCACCTTCAGCCCGCTCAATGTGTGGGACATGAAGCTGAACGCCGGTCATACCACCACGTTGACGGTGGAAGAAGGGCATACGTTGGCGCTGGTCATGCTGCATGGCGCTATTCATGTTAACGGCGAAGAAGTGGTGCGCGAAACCCAAATGGTCAGGTTTGACCGTGCGGGGGATTCAATCACCCTCGAAGCCAATAACGATGTCAGTTTGCTGGTTCTGAGCGGCGAGCCGATCGACGAGCCTATCGTCGGTTATGGTCCGTTTGTGATGAACAGCGACGCGGAAATTCAGCAGGCTTTCCGTGACTTCAACGGGGGCAAGTTCGGCAGCATGGCGGCAGAACACGACGCCGTCTAA
- the ycaC gene encoding isochorismate family cysteine hydrolase YcaC, whose protein sequence is MTANYKRLDKDQAAVLLVDHQAGLLSLVRDIDPDRFKNNVLALGDLAKYFNLPTILTTSFEDGPNGPLVPELKAQFPDAPFIPRPGQINAWDNDDFVKAVKATGRKQLIIAGVVTEVCVAFPALSALSEGFEVFVVTDASGTFNELTRQSAWSRMEAEGAQLMTWFGVACELHRDWRNDIEGLGALFSNHIPDYRNLMTSYSTLTKGK, encoded by the coding sequence ATGACTGCAAATTACAAACGCCTTGATAAGGATCAGGCGGCCGTTTTGCTGGTGGATCATCAGGCAGGGCTGCTTTCACTGGTACGCGATATCGACCCCGATCGTTTTAAAAACAACGTACTGGCACTGGGTGATTTAGCGAAGTATTTCAACCTGCCGACCATTCTGACCACCAGCTTCGAAGACGGCCCCAACGGCCCGCTGGTCCCCGAGCTAAAAGCTCAATTCCCCGATGCGCCCTTTATTCCACGCCCTGGACAGATTAATGCCTGGGACAACGACGACTTCGTCAAAGCAGTAAAAGCCACCGGCCGTAAGCAGCTGATTATTGCCGGCGTGGTGACCGAAGTGTGCGTGGCCTTCCCGGCATTGTCTGCCCTGAGCGAAGGTTTTGAGGTCTTCGTGGTCACCGACGCCTCTGGCACTTTCAACGAATTGACGCGTCAATCGGCCTGGAGCCGTATGGAAGCCGAAGGCGCGCAGCTGATGACCTGGTTCGGCGTGGCCTGTGAGCTGCACCGTGACTGGCGCAATGATATTGAAGGCTTGGGCGCGCTGTTCTCCAACCACATTCCCGATTACCGCAACCTGATGACCAGCTACAGCACGCTGACCAAAGGCAAGTAA